A single Amphiura filiformis unplaced genomic scaffold, Afil_fr2py scaffold_62, whole genome shotgun sequence DNA region contains:
- the LOC140144537 gene encoding uncharacterized protein yields the protein MNDILCALDVRHEALLVLLDFSSAFDTIDHAILLKHLSSRYGITGTALDWFISYLDGRTQSVNISNDLLEKVPLKWGVPQGSVAGPLIFIYSAPLQDIINSHGINTIVYADDTQLYLTFPPEDRDTAVSRIEKCIQDVKLWAIENKLFLNDAKTEVLHFRSRFSNTSSPSPTVTIGGSEIKASWCVRNLGVHFDDEQRCSHSNSSYRPNSQFFR from the coding sequence ATGAACGACATTTTGTGTGCTCTGGATGTTCGTCATGAGGCCCTGTTAGTCCTTCTGGATTTTTCATCCGCGTTTGATACCATTGATCATGCCATccttctgaaacatctttcatCGCGGTACGGTATCACGGGAACAGCATTGGACTGGTTCATCTCGTACTTAGACGGCCGCACGCAGTCTGTCAACATCTCAAATGATTTGTTGGAGAAGGTTCCCCTTAAATGGGGAGTTCCTCAAGGCTCTGTAGCGGGCCCTcttattttcatttacagtgCTCCTCTTCAGGACATCATTAACAGCCATGGTATCAACACTATCGTTTATGCAGACGACACGCAACTCTACCTCACATTCCCTCCAGAGGATAGAGATACAGCAGTCTCCAGAATTGAGAAATGTATCCAGGATGTGAAATTGTGGGCCATCGAAAATAAACTTTTTCTCAATGATGCTAAAACCGAAGTTCTTCATTTCAGATCACGTTTTTCAAATACATCATCCCCATCTCCTACTGTTACAATTGGTGGTTCAGAGATCAAAGCGTCATGGTGCGTTCGCAATCTTGGTGTCCATTTCGACGACGAGCAAAGGTGCTCTCACAGTAATTCTTCGTATCGGCCAAATTCGCAATTTTTTAGATGA